A window from Chitinophaga filiformis encodes these proteins:
- a CDS encoding alpha/beta hydrolase-fold protein translates to MKIKLILFAILIAVICCKSKIVKAQDTVWRAVDTGKLDSLYSDKLKEKRLLQVFVPQQYKPGSADKYDVLYVLDGGNWNTGLINKVQPFVEGEGYMPPTIVVSVLGIDRNKDLTPTHLVDWKTSGGAANFLGFIKDELIPYINKKYPSNGDNTLWGHSLGGLFVINAMLNEPKTFKSYIAVDPSLWWDDCYIKKIAPEKLPALAGSNITLFISGREGMDGEGMKIATLDTVLNKMAPAGLTWKHINYPDETHSSVRLKSIYDGLKFSYGWRNGRIEFHPMNGMVTKDKPLKVWYFGDTAKTYYTLDGSQPTSLSAKVQPEISITDATRLTVKQFTNRARYDKMKAGEFIVEKRLSPITKQKNILPGGFHYAYYEGKWDSTTNFKLLKPQQEGITTADFDIDKLPAKNNYALVIDGLLQAKEEGYYIFVLDADKGSKLYLGNQLLIQWEGSYSSRTCSYILPLQKGFYPFRLEYLHRNEDFKLRLSYLTPGTLESKNPVPIPNDLQYRVR, encoded by the coding sequence ATGAAAATTAAACTTATCCTTTTCGCTATACTTATAGCTGTCATCTGTTGTAAGAGTAAGATAGTAAAGGCGCAGGATACTGTCTGGAGAGCGGTCGACACAGGAAAACTTGACTCTTTATATTCAGACAAATTAAAAGAGAAGCGGCTCTTACAGGTATTTGTTCCCCAGCAATATAAACCGGGAAGCGCCGACAAATATGACGTGCTGTATGTGCTGGATGGTGGTAACTGGAACACAGGTTTGATCAATAAAGTACAGCCATTCGTAGAAGGAGAGGGTTATATGCCGCCCACCATAGTGGTGAGCGTCCTGGGCATTGATCGTAACAAAGATCTTACACCTACTCATCTGGTTGATTGGAAAACCTCCGGGGGAGCGGCTAATTTCCTTGGTTTTATCAAAGATGAACTGATACCTTACATCAATAAAAAATACCCGTCTAACGGCGATAACACGCTATGGGGACATTCATTGGGCGGCCTCTTCGTAATCAATGCCATGCTGAATGAGCCGAAGACCTTCAAGTCATACATCGCTGTTGATCCCAGCCTGTGGTGGGATGATTGTTACATAAAAAAGATCGCCCCGGAGAAGTTACCGGCATTAGCGGGTTCCAATATTACATTGTTTATCAGTGGCAGGGAGGGCATGGATGGTGAGGGTATGAAGATCGCCACGCTGGATACCGTGTTGAATAAGATGGCTCCCGCAGGATTGACCTGGAAGCATATTAATTACCCTGATGAAACACATAGTTCAGTAAGGCTGAAAAGCATCTACGACGGATTGAAGTTCTCCTATGGTTGGCGCAACGGGCGGATTGAATTTCACCCCATGAATGGTATGGTTACGAAAGACAAGCCCCTTAAAGTGTGGTATTTCGGCGATACGGCAAAAACTTATTATACGCTCGATGGAAGCCAGCCTACCAGCTTATCTGCAAAGGTACAGCCGGAGATCAGTATCACGGATGCTACAAGATTAACGGTGAAGCAATTCACCAACAGGGCACGTTATGATAAAATGAAAGCCGGTGAGTTTATTGTTGAAAAAAGATTAAGCCCCATCACAAAGCAAAAGAATATACTGCCGGGAGGTTTTCATTATGCTTACTATGAAGGGAAATGGGATAGTACTACCAATTTTAAGCTACTGAAGCCACAGCAGGAAGGGATCACCACGGCCGATTTCGATATAGATAAACTGCCTGCAAAGAACAATTATGCCCTGGTCATTGACGGGCTGCTGCAGGCAAAGGAGGAGGGCTATTATATTTTTGTGCTGGACGCCGACAAGGGTTCAAAACTTTACCTCGGCAACCAGTTGCTGATACAGTGGGAGGGTTCTTACAGCAGCCGGACCTGTTCCTACATATTACCGCTGCAAAAAGGATTTTATCCATTCCGCCTGGAATACCTGCACAGGAATGAAGACTTTAAACTTAGGCTGTCTTACCTTACGCCAGGCACGCTGGAGAGCAAAAATCCTGTACCGATCCCCAACGATCTGCAATACCGGGTACGATAG
- a CDS encoding Rieske (2Fe-2S) protein, whose product MSDQNEKEPNWKRDFPIERTAATKVSRRDFARFLCLVSGGLATGSAYVAVKANFFPQEAVKGEHFVCKATGVPRGGTRSFVIEGSSIPYILIHLEDGSWRAYEQKCTHLSCAVYYKPGSGQIVCPCHEGFFDALTGEVLAGPPPRPLPALEVVLNGEDVFVRAGNSEPDQKASRT is encoded by the coding sequence ATGTCTGATCAAAATGAAAAGGAGCCTAACTGGAAGCGGGATTTTCCAATAGAAAGAACAGCGGCAACGAAGGTGAGCCGGCGGGACTTTGCCCGCTTTCTATGCCTGGTGTCCGGCGGACTGGCAACCGGGAGCGCCTACGTAGCCGTGAAAGCGAATTTCTTTCCGCAGGAAGCGGTAAAGGGTGAACATTTTGTTTGCAAGGCAACTGGGGTTCCCCGCGGAGGTACGCGTTCTTTCGTTATAGAAGGCAGCAGTATCCCTTATATTCTCATACACCTGGAAGATGGTAGCTGGAGGGCTTATGAACAAAAGTGTACGCACCTGTCGTGTGCAGTGTATTATAAACCTGGCAGCGGACAGATCGTATGCCCATGCCATGAGGGCTTCTTCGATGCCCTGACGGGCGAAGTACTGGCTGGCCCTCCGCCAAGGCCATTGCCTGCACTGGAAGTAGTACTGAATGGAGAGGATGTATTTGTAAGGGCTGGTAACAGCGAACCCGATCAAAAAGCCAGCCGTACCTGA
- a CDS encoding DUF6755 family protein: protein MSSFKDAQNKAHPNKTNTLMSALIVILILNISIQIWLLYTGLNNALGKNKDVALPAFIASLVLFLIGFFWLYFLPMGYRRKNNK from the coding sequence ATGAGCAGCTTCAAAGACGCGCAGAATAAAGCGCACCCGAATAAGACAAATACACTGATGTCTGCATTGATCGTGATCCTCATACTGAACATCAGCATACAGATATGGCTCTTGTATACCGGCCTCAATAATGCACTCGGAAAGAATAAGGATGTTGCCTTACCCGCATTCATTGCCTCGCTGGTCTTATTCCTGATCGGATTTTTCTGGTTATACTTTTTGCCAATGGGCTACCGGCGAAAAAATAATAAATAA
- a CDS encoding aldo/keto reductase, with protein MKYSQLGNTGLVVSRLSFGSMTFGNDPSITAVYKVTQEDAQLMVDKALDAGINFFDTADGYSGGQSEVMLGKTLSKRRQDVVIATKVGFRTGEPVTQAGLSRRHILFSCEQSLKRLNTDYIDLYIVHKEDPYTPLEETLETLDMLVRAGKVRYIGFSNWTVWKAAIAYQMQKERGWATFSNGQMYYSLLGRDVEHDIVPFMQHAGIGMTVWSPLAGGFLSGKYTREGAKDQDNRLSGFDILPFDKEKGYDVVDVLKEIAAAHNASPAQVALSWLLNKPVVSSILVGASKLQQLENNLKAVEVELSEAEMKTLDQLTQPGISYPHWFVQNLADPKHKEILGTK; from the coding sequence ATGAAGTACAGTCAACTCGGCAATACCGGCCTGGTGGTATCCAGGCTCTCTTTCGGCTCTATGACCTTTGGTAACGATCCTTCCATTACGGCAGTGTACAAAGTGACACAGGAAGACGCACAATTAATGGTCGACAAGGCACTGGATGCAGGCATTAATTTCTTTGATACTGCGGATGGTTACTCCGGCGGTCAGTCAGAAGTAATGTTAGGCAAGACCCTGTCCAAACGCCGCCAGGATGTAGTCATTGCTACAAAAGTAGGTTTCAGGACAGGCGAGCCCGTTACACAGGCTGGTCTTTCAAGACGTCATATCCTTTTCTCCTGCGAGCAAAGCCTAAAAAGGCTGAACACAGATTATATAGACCTGTATATCGTGCATAAGGAAGACCCTTATACGCCATTGGAAGAGACACTCGAAACGCTGGATATGCTGGTGCGTGCGGGCAAGGTGCGGTATATCGGCTTTTCCAACTGGACGGTATGGAAAGCGGCCATCGCCTACCAGATGCAAAAGGAACGCGGCTGGGCCACCTTCTCTAATGGACAGATGTATTACTCCCTCCTGGGACGGGATGTAGAACATGATATCGTTCCCTTCATGCAGCACGCAGGCATTGGCATGACTGTCTGGAGCCCCCTGGCCGGTGGTTTCCTCAGCGGTAAGTATACACGGGAAGGCGCGAAAGACCAGGATAACCGCCTATCCGGATTCGACATCTTACCTTTCGACAAGGAAAAAGGCTACGACGTCGTGGATGTGCTGAAGGAGATCGCCGCCGCACACAATGCATCTCCCGCACAGGTAGCATTGTCATGGTTGCTTAACAAACCGGTAGTATCCAGCATCCTTGTTGGCGCCAGCAAGCTGCAGCAGCTGGAAAACAACCTGAAAGCCGTAGAGGTGGAACTAAGTGAGGCAGAGATGAAAACCCTGGATCAACTCACACAGCCAGGCATTTCATACCCTCATTGGTTTGTGCAGAATCTGGCAGACCCGAAACATAAAGAAATACTGGGAACAAAGTAA
- a CDS encoding winged helix-turn-helix domain-containing protein, whose product MNQQILSPSQARKIILHAAGLSRRAQFGKGPEAVYKLIDHLGFVQIDTNYVVERAHHHTIVSRVPDYKPEWLDHLQEDGRIFEYFISDSSYMPMHDFRFSLPVKESYAANGKPLTQPEMNLMKKVLDRIEREGPLTVKDFDNDRQEASSGWWDWRPSKIALERLYMDGRLMCTRNKDFHKLYDLPINILPADVDTTTPSPEEFARHVILRTLQALGIAYVKEIAWRARRVKDHLVKQVLQQLVAEGEVCQVSIEGLKSAPLYMLPSYKNKKIVLSDDAFILSPFDVLNVFRHRLRDFFNFDYQIECFVPEPKRKYGYFSLPVLIGDTFVARMDSKADRKKRTLIIHNLHFEAVTLNEEMISKLTAAIKTFADFNQCRDIVITKSNNKKYIKAIKEGLA is encoded by the coding sequence ATGAATCAACAGATCCTCTCTCCTTCACAAGCCAGGAAGATCATTCTCCATGCGGCAGGACTTTCCAGACGGGCGCAGTTTGGAAAAGGCCCGGAGGCCGTCTATAAGCTAATCGACCACCTTGGTTTTGTCCAGATCGATACCAACTATGTTGTCGAGCGCGCGCATCATCATACTATTGTATCGCGTGTGCCCGACTACAAACCGGAATGGCTGGACCACCTGCAGGAGGATGGGAGGATCTTTGAATACTTCATCTCCGACTCAAGCTACATGCCAATGCATGACTTTCGTTTTTCCCTACCGGTAAAGGAAAGCTATGCGGCCAATGGGAAGCCGCTTACACAGCCAGAGATGAATCTCATGAAAAAAGTACTGGACAGGATTGAACGGGAAGGGCCCCTGACGGTAAAAGATTTTGATAACGACCGGCAGGAGGCCAGTTCCGGCTGGTGGGACTGGCGGCCATCGAAGATCGCACTTGAGCGCCTGTATATGGACGGGAGATTGATGTGCACACGGAATAAAGACTTTCATAAACTATATGATCTGCCCATCAATATCCTCCCGGCAGACGTAGATACTACCACCCCGTCGCCGGAGGAGTTTGCCCGGCATGTTATCCTGCGCACATTACAGGCACTGGGCATTGCCTATGTAAAAGAAATAGCCTGGCGTGCCCGTCGTGTAAAGGATCACCTGGTGAAACAGGTGCTGCAGCAACTTGTAGCGGAGGGTGAAGTCTGCCAGGTAAGTATTGAGGGACTTAAAAGCGCGCCCCTCTATATGCTGCCTTCATATAAAAATAAGAAGATCGTTTTGTCGGATGATGCCTTCATTCTTTCCCCTTTCGACGTACTGAACGTGTTCAGACATCGCCTGAGGGACTTCTTTAACTTCGATTACCAGATAGAATGTTTTGTTCCGGAGCCCAAACGCAAATACGGCTATTTTTCATTGCCTGTATTGATCGGAGATACCTTTGTAGCCAGGATGGATTCGAAGGCCGACAGGAAAAAGAGAACACTGATCATCCACAATCTTCATTTCGAAGCAGTAACATTAAACGAAGAGATGATCAGCAAACTCACAGCAGCTATCAAAACATTTGCGGACTTCAACCAATGCAGAGATATCGTCATTACAAAATCGAACAATAAAAAGTATATCAAGGCAATAAAGGAGGGACTGGCGTAG
- a CDS encoding M57 family metalloprotease, protein MKKTVVFFRYLLVLSVVSSLLFSCKKTDVAPQQPGTDAANPVLSYIKKLGYRDSEIKDIGDEYLVDGDILFAKNSKPDVSLLNGPKTEQYGTANYVGYSVQPNILVYVDPSMNNYINEINGAVAMWNNVINCRVKFAITTVSGTAHIRIINANLGSGVCGAAYFPLNGQPGGLIRININQIAGNSFDQRQRTIAHEIGHCIGFRHTNWQSGEPQSGTSGDNGAYFDAMHILGTPTGGDPNSIMNGGQCGSGATTLSSFDILTVQFLYPANPPVAGTVPVFRYYSRSTWQDHFYTTSLNELGNGTNSDYIFEGIGFFAFPNQVANSVPVYRWYQRQNGDHFYTTNPNETSGTLEGIAFYVYPSAINGAVPVHRYYSGSFGDHMYTKNQNELSLIPGYTYEGVGWYAY, encoded by the coding sequence ATGAAAAAAACTGTTGTTTTCTTCCGCTACCTCCTTGTGCTATCGGTAGTATCATCTCTGTTATTTTCCTGTAAGAAAACTGACGTCGCGCCGCAGCAACCCGGAACAGATGCTGCAAACCCTGTTTTGAGTTACATTAAGAAATTAGGGTACCGCGACAGTGAAATTAAAGACATTGGCGACGAATATCTTGTTGACGGCGACATTTTATTTGCCAAGAACAGCAAGCCTGATGTATCGCTTTTGAATGGCCCCAAAACAGAGCAATACGGTACTGCCAATTATGTAGGTTATAGTGTGCAGCCCAACATCCTGGTCTATGTTGATCCGTCCATGAACAACTACATCAACGAAATTAACGGCGCTGTTGCTATGTGGAATAATGTGATCAACTGCAGGGTTAAATTTGCCATCACTACTGTCTCCGGCACTGCGCATATCCGCATTATCAACGCTAACCTGGGATCAGGTGTATGCGGGGCGGCTTATTTCCCGCTGAACGGTCAGCCGGGCGGATTGATAAGAATTAACATCAACCAGATAGCAGGCAATTCCTTTGACCAGCGTCAACGTACCATTGCGCACGAAATCGGGCACTGTATCGGTTTCAGACATACCAACTGGCAATCCGGCGAGCCCCAGTCCGGTACCTCAGGCGACAATGGCGCTTACTTTGATGCAATGCACATATTGGGCACTCCTACAGGTGGTGATCCTAACTCTATCATGAACGGAGGGCAATGTGGCAGCGGTGCAACCACGCTTTCCAGTTTTGACATACTGACCGTACAGTTCCTGTACCCTGCAAACCCGCCGGTAGCCGGAACGGTGCCTGTATTCCGTTATTATTCCAGGTCTACATGGCAGGACCATTTCTATACAACCAGTCTCAATGAACTGGGAAATGGTACTAACAGTGATTATATTTTTGAAGGCATTGGCTTCTTTGCATTTCCAAACCAGGTAGCTAACTCGGTGCCGGTATATCGCTGGTACCAGAGACAAAACGGAGATCACTTCTATACCACTAATCCGAATGAAACTTCGGGGACGCTGGAAGGGATCGCTTTTTATGTATATCCATCGGCTATTAATGGCGCCGTACCGGTACACAGGTATTACAGTGGCTCGTTTGGTGATCATATGTATACCAAGAACCAGAATGAACTTTCACTTATACCCGGCTATACATATGAAGGTGTTGGCTGGTATGCGTATTAA
- a CDS encoding DinB family protein, whose product MKRTEWFKRTFPIIEDNGLLPSIIERLSGTPARVEEIIGQLDPDLLTMKPGGKWSIKEEIGHLGDIEPLWSGRIDDFINGLQELRPADLTNQATHDADHNATKIVTLLQRFREQRQALVNKLLALKDEQLEGKALHPRLKTPMRIIDLAYFAAEHDDHHLSCVRAITGF is encoded by the coding sequence ATGAAAAGAACTGAATGGTTTAAAAGGACATTCCCGATCATTGAAGACAACGGACTGCTGCCTTCCATCATAGAACGCCTCAGCGGCACTCCGGCCCGTGTAGAGGAGATCATCGGTCAGCTCGATCCTGACCTGCTGACGATGAAGCCAGGCGGCAAATGGAGCATTAAAGAAGAAATAGGGCATCTGGGCGACATCGAGCCATTGTGGTCCGGGCGCATAGATGATTTTATAAATGGATTGCAGGAATTGCGGCCTGCCGACCTGACGAACCAGGCAACACATGATGCTGACCATAACGCTACGAAAATAGTTACCCTGCTGCAACGGTTCAGGGAACAGCGACAGGCGCTGGTAAATAAGCTGCTTGCATTGAAAGATGAACAGCTGGAAGGAAAAGCATTGCATCCACGGCTGAAAACGCCTATGCGGATCATTGACCTGGCTTATTTTGCGGCGGAGCATGATGATCATCACCTGTCGTGTGTACGGGCAATCACAGGGTTTTAG
- a CDS encoding HEAT repeat domain-containing protein has product MKKLHAFKDPILATLLFSATCLPACKQDSGPADKRIKRMDTTLTARLADSIGAIVKPELADNLSLTLWGIDSLVISPIAIDIDDQGRVYYTTTDRQKHSEFDIRGHRDWEIPSISLQTVEERRAFLHKELSPENSKKNGWLADLNGDSSHDWRDLTIEKEHVYRLDDVSGDGVADQAQLVVDDFHDEVTDVAGGVLAEGDDLYLAVAPDLWRIRDKNHDGIADEKTSISHGYGIHVGFSGHGMSGVEMGPDGRIYWQIGDIGFNGKGPDGQQWSFPNCGVLARSNPDGSDFEIYSYGIRNTHEFAFDEYGNIISEDNDGDHPGESERLVYLVNGGDQGWRSNWQYGKYRDADNNNYKVWMDEKMYVPRFEGQAAYITPCISNFVNGPAGFVYNPGTALGPAYKNTFFVAEFVGNPSNSGIHAFKLNPKGATFELGEHKKVLGGVLPTGIDFGPDGALYVADWIDGWETHNYGRIWKLDDKSQAATAERKTTKSLLAEDFSKRKETELAGFLKNPDMRVRMKAQFELVKRKEKGAPLFEQALKQTDNQLARVHAIWGLSQLARQDKQYAKALLPLLKDSDPEIRAQAAKWLGDIRYKEAGAALVPVLKDTASRARFFAAEALGRIQYAPAVQPLISFLEANNDVDAYQRHAGALALSRIGQAAPLIALSNSPSRALRIAAVVALRRMSHPGIAAFLNDKDEFVVTETARAINDDLSIKEALPALANLLGTTTFKNEALIRRAINANLRVGTDAAMHNLVDYAQKAGSPAPMRAEAIDALSVWAKPSVLDRVDGRLRGEVKRNPAPVVNISTAPLTALLKDKELPVRISAAKAIAKLQIKQAGPQVLAAVKTDKDAAMRAASLETLVALQDAGVEQGITAALADKEKSVRVTGLDLLSKMHLSENVMVNLLTGVIANKTMEEKQAALLTLGKLPSQYTEKPLNDLLDKMAAGQLDPDIYLELGEAIDSSRSTQLATRYKAVNSKMASNDMMASYRSCLLGGDPRRGRQIFFHNENSQCMRCHSYDDRGGTAGPRLNGVAGRITREQILQALITPSARLAPGYGMVTLELKDGKKVNGILQGETKTGLTIKEGNTERTIAADQIVHKDYAQSSMPDMKLILSKKEIRDVVSFLAEQKTDN; this is encoded by the coding sequence ATGAAAAAACTACATGCTTTTAAGGATCCTATTCTGGCGACACTGCTCTTTTCTGCCACCTGCCTTCCTGCCTGTAAGCAGGACAGCGGACCGGCGGATAAGCGGATCAAACGAATGGATACCACTCTTACGGCCCGGCTGGCAGACTCCATCGGCGCTATTGTAAAGCCTGAACTGGCAGACAATCTTTCCCTTACCCTCTGGGGTATTGACTCTCTGGTCATATCTCCTATCGCTATTGACATAGACGACCAGGGAAGGGTGTATTACACAACGACAGACCGGCAGAAACACTCCGAATTTGATATACGCGGGCACCGGGACTGGGAAATACCATCTATCAGCCTGCAAACGGTGGAAGAGCGACGTGCGTTCCTGCACAAGGAGCTATCGCCAGAGAACAGCAAAAAGAACGGATGGCTGGCAGACCTGAACGGCGACAGCTCTCACGACTGGCGCGACCTGACCATTGAAAAGGAACATGTGTACCGCCTGGATGATGTTTCCGGCGATGGTGTGGCAGACCAGGCACAATTGGTAGTAGACGACTTCCACGATGAAGTGACAGACGTTGCCGGCGGCGTACTGGCTGAGGGCGATGATCTCTACCTGGCCGTAGCGCCGGATCTCTGGCGCATCAGAGACAAGAACCATGACGGTATTGCAGATGAAAAAACATCTATTTCCCACGGATATGGCATCCATGTAGGCTTTAGCGGCCATGGTATGTCGGGCGTGGAAATGGGACCTGATGGCCGCATTTACTGGCAGATAGGTGATATCGGGTTTAACGGCAAAGGCCCTGACGGGCAGCAATGGTCCTTCCCTAACTGTGGTGTACTGGCCCGCTCCAATCCCGATGGCAGCGATTTTGAAATATATTCCTATGGCATCCGTAATACGCACGAATTTGCCTTTGATGAATATGGCAATATCATCAGCGAAGACAATGACGGCGACCATCCCGGTGAAAGCGAACGCCTGGTATACCTGGTGAATGGCGGCGATCAGGGCTGGCGCAGCAACTGGCAATACGGTAAATACCGTGACGCCGACAACAACAACTACAAGGTCTGGATGGACGAAAAGATGTACGTGCCCCGTTTTGAAGGACAGGCGGCTTATATCACGCCTTGTATCAGCAACTTCGTCAATGGTCCTGCAGGTTTTGTATACAATCCCGGTACTGCATTAGGGCCCGCTTATAAGAATACCTTCTTCGTAGCAGAGTTTGTGGGCAACCCTTCCAATTCCGGTATACATGCCTTTAAACTGAACCCAAAAGGCGCCACTTTCGAGCTGGGCGAGCATAAAAAAGTGCTGGGCGGCGTACTGCCCACCGGTATCGACTTCGGACCAGATGGCGCATTATATGTAGCTGACTGGATCGATGGCTGGGAAACACATAACTACGGCCGTATCTGGAAGCTGGACGATAAAAGCCAGGCTGCTACCGCAGAAAGGAAAACCACTAAATCCTTACTGGCGGAAGATTTCAGCAAGCGTAAGGAAACAGAGCTGGCCGGCTTCCTGAAGAACCCCGACATGCGCGTACGCATGAAGGCACAGTTCGAACTGGTGAAGCGCAAAGAAAAAGGCGCTCCTTTGTTTGAGCAGGCATTAAAACAGACAGACAATCAGCTGGCAAGGGTACACGCCATATGGGGACTGAGCCAGCTGGCCCGCCAGGATAAACAATATGCAAAAGCATTACTGCCGCTGTTGAAAGACAGCGACCCGGAAATACGGGCACAGGCAGCCAAATGGCTGGGCGATATCCGCTATAAAGAAGCCGGAGCGGCCCTGGTACCAGTATTGAAAGATACTGCCAGCCGTGCACGTTTCTTCGCTGCGGAAGCTTTGGGCAGAATACAGTATGCCCCTGCTGTACAACCGCTGATATCCTTCCTGGAGGCTAACAACGACGTGGATGCCTATCAACGGCATGCCGGCGCACTGGCACTGTCCCGCATCGGTCAGGCAGCACCGCTGATCGCGCTGTCAAACAGCCCTTCCCGCGCACTGCGTATTGCAGCAGTAGTAGCGTTGAGAAGAATGAGCCATCCTGGTATTGCTGCATTCCTGAATGATAAAGATGAATTTGTAGTAACGGAGACTGCCCGCGCTATCAATGACGACCTCTCCATTAAAGAGGCATTGCCTGCACTGGCTAACCTGCTTGGTACTACCACCTTTAAAAACGAGGCGCTGATCCGCCGCGCTATCAACGCCAACCTGCGGGTAGGCACAGATGCCGCCATGCATAACCTGGTGGACTATGCGCAGAAAGCGGGCAGCCCGGCGCCAATGCGCGCAGAAGCGATAGACGCTTTAAGCGTATGGGCTAAACCCTCTGTGCTGGACCGTGTTGACGGAAGACTGCGCGGAGAAGTAAAAAGGAACCCGGCGCCGGTAGTGAATATTTCCACTGCACCACTCACCGCCCTCTTAAAGGATAAAGAGCTGCCGGTGCGCATCAGTGCAGCCAAAGCCATCGCTAAACTACAGATCAAACAAGCCGGTCCCCAGGTGCTGGCAGCTGTAAAAACGGACAAGGACGCAGCGATGCGGGCTGCTTCACTGGAAACATTGGTCGCCCTGCAGGATGCAGGTGTAGAACAGGGTATCACCGCTGCACTGGCCGACAAAGAAAAATCAGTGCGCGTAACCGGTCTGGACCTGCTGAGCAAAATGCATTTGTCTGAAAATGTAATGGTGAACCTGCTCACAGGGGTCATTGCCAACAAGACCATGGAAGAAAAACAGGCCGCCCTGCTCACCCTGGGCAAACTGCCGTCACAGTATACAGAGAAGCCGCTGAACGACCTGCTCGATAAGATGGCTGCCGGTCAGCTGGATCCGGACATCTACCTCGAACTGGGTGAGGCAATCGACAGCAGCCGCTCTACACAGCTGGCCACCCGTTACAAAGCGGTGAACAGTAAAATGGCATCCAACGATATGATGGCCTCCTACCGCAGCTGCCTGCTGGGTGGCGATCCAAGAAGAGGCAGGCAGATATTTTTCCATAACGAAAACTCCCAGTGTATGCGCTGTCACTCTTATGATGACCGTGGCGGTACCGCAGGGCCACGGCTAAACGGTGTTGCCGGCCGCATTACCAGGGAACAGATCCTGCAGGCACTTATCACTCCCAGCGCCCGCCTGGCGCCAGGATATGGTATGGTGACGCTGGAACTGAAAGATGGCAAAAAGGTGAACGGCATTCTGCAGGGCGAGACCAAAACCGGGTTGACGATCAAGGAAGGTAATACAGAACGCACTATTGCAGCCGACCAGATCGTACACAAGGACTACGCTCAATCCAGTATGCCGGATATGAAACTGATCCTGTCCAAGAAAGAGATCAGGGATGTGGTAAGCTTTTTGGCAGAACAAAAAACAGACAATTAA
- a CDS encoding GNAT family N-acetyltransferase, translating to MDGIKTRRATTDDLPVLDNFLQLLVDAERPFDETIKEGKAIYYDLRMLIESDDAELLVLDKDGTLVGCGYALIQKAKSYLKYREYAHLGFMYVVPEYRGMGLNQRLIDGLKQWVLSKGVREVRLEVYEDNTAAVKAYEKAGFKKLLSTMRYEIR from the coding sequence ATGGATGGTATAAAAACAAGAAGAGCCACAACAGATGACCTGCCTGTACTCGATAATTTCCTCCAGCTGCTGGTGGACGCAGAAAGACCTTTTGATGAAACCATCAAAGAGGGGAAGGCTATCTATTATGATCTTAGGATGCTGATAGAAAGTGACGATGCGGAGCTGCTGGTATTAGACAAAGATGGTACGCTGGTAGGATGCGGGTATGCGCTTATCCAAAAGGCGAAATCATATTTAAAGTACCGGGAATATGCGCATTTGGGATTTATGTATGTAGTGCCCGAATACAGGGGCATGGGCCTGAACCAACGGTTAATCGATGGCCTCAAACAATGGGTCCTGTCAAAAGGTGTCAGAGAGGTACGGCTGGAAGTGTATGAAGACAACACAGCTGCAGTAAAGGCCTATGAAAAAGCAGGTTTCAAAAAACTGCTTTCAACGATGCGTTATGAGATAAGGTAA